A genomic window from Sphingobacterium sp. BN32 includes:
- a CDS encoding ribonuclease HII: MENPSCLLSTFQRDFIEAGCDEAGRGCLAGPVFAAAVIFPPDYHNAVLNDSKKLSEKKRMALRPIIEQEALAFAVASVSAAEIDKINIHKASYLAMHKAIDLLKLKPEYLIIDGNKFIPYPDLPYSCIVKGDGKYLSIAAASILAKTYRDEYMDNLAIDFPDYDWLQNKGYPTVKHRDAVIRLGLTPHHRKTFRVSDPQLALF; encoded by the coding sequence ATGGAAAACCCTTCATGCTTATTATCGACTTTTCAGCGGGATTTCATAGAGGCTGGATGTGATGAGGCTGGACGAGGATGTCTTGCAGGGCCGGTTTTTGCGGCGGCAGTAATCTTTCCGCCGGATTATCACAATGCGGTATTAAACGATTCGAAGAAATTATCAGAAAAAAAGCGCATGGCCTTACGGCCTATTATTGAGCAGGAGGCGCTAGCCTTTGCAGTTGCTTCGGTATCGGCGGCGGAGATTGACAAGATCAATATCCACAAAGCATCCTACTTAGCCATGCATAAGGCGATAGACCTGTTGAAACTGAAACCCGAATATCTTATTATAGATGGGAATAAGTTTATCCCTTACCCCGACCTTCCATATAGCTGTATCGTCAAAGGCGATGGGAAGTACCTTTCTATCGCGGCGGCTTCGATCTTAGCGAAAACCTACCGTGATGAGTATATGGACAATCTGGCGATTGATTTTCCGGACTACGATTGGTTGCAGAACAAAGGCTATCCTACAGTAAAGCATCGAGACGCAGTAATACGCCTCGGCTTGACGCCACACCATAGAAAAACCTTCAGAGTTTCGGATCCGCAATTGGCCTTATTCTGA
- a CDS encoding YfhO family protein codes for MKNWFKENANHLSVIGIFLLLVVFYFTPVWQGKTLLQHDVMQARGSQKEIFDYKEKDGKTPLWTNSMFGGMPTYQIWYDHANNLTTHIGPAIRAVFPPPSDVLLLFLLGGYFLFSVLKIRPWLAALGAIAIAFSSYNIIYVEAGHLSRAYAIAYMAPIIASVILCYRGSRFWGPSLLALFLALELRANHVQITYYLFLCILVLVGFELYYAIRDKKINKFIQASVLQLIGVVLAVLVNASVLFPTYEYAKETIRGKSNLTKTDDSGNAGSGLDKEYAYAWSQGIGENITFLIPNAYGGRSSGVLDEKSNVVKALTKVGAPQAEAVQMARSYFPTYWGEKSFTSGPWYFGAGIVFLAILGLFIVKNRLKWWILTATVLAILLSFGRHFPLISDLFFDYFPMYNKFRAVESILVIPAVLIPILAVLAINELIVRGSEIPKLDKTILYTGGAVAAVCLLVALMPSILDLRTSQHQQYVAQLQQMVQDQNIANDLSNALLKDRADLASKDAWRSFLIVALTIGLVWAFVKKKLSATILIAAIAVITLVDLWTVDKRYLNNDAFVDKSIYDKPIPEREVDQLIHMDKDLSYRVFDLTTSPFQDASASYFHKSIGGYHAAKLMRFQELIENQFNNTLNEDVLDMLNVRYVITKDPSNNSDRIQRRSSALGNAWFVDKVTFVKSNNEEMSTLGNIDPRKEAVVNEGFKNQFNDKGIANSPNAQINLVSYHPDTLKYEYSTPTEGFAVFSEIFYDKGWKAYIDGEEAPIIRADYVLRGLKLPGGNHKVEFVFAPESMRISNIISLIASVILVIGLGFAAWMGYKHNKKKPAVKAS; via the coding sequence ATGAAAAATTGGTTTAAGGAAAACGCGAATCACCTATCTGTCATAGGGATCTTCCTTCTGTTGGTTGTATTCTACTTTACACCGGTGTGGCAAGGGAAAACGTTGTTACAGCATGATGTGATGCAAGCTAGAGGCAGCCAGAAGGAAATCTTCGATTACAAAGAAAAGGACGGGAAGACACCTTTGTGGACAAACTCCATGTTTGGCGGTATGCCGACTTATCAGATATGGTATGATCATGCTAATAACCTAACGACCCATATAGGACCTGCGATTCGGGCGGTTTTTCCTCCTCCATCGGATGTGTTATTGCTCTTTTTATTGGGGGGATATTTCCTATTTAGTGTATTGAAGATACGGCCATGGCTCGCCGCCTTAGGTGCAATAGCCATTGCCTTTTCGTCCTATAATATTATTTACGTCGAAGCGGGGCACCTCAGTAGGGCCTATGCGATCGCCTATATGGCGCCTATCATAGCGTCTGTTATCTTATGTTATCGCGGGAGCCGCTTTTGGGGACCGTCGCTCCTAGCGCTATTCTTGGCCTTGGAGCTTCGCGCAAACCACGTGCAGATTACTTACTACCTGTTCCTTTGTATCTTAGTTTTAGTAGGATTTGAGCTGTACTATGCTATCCGTGATAAGAAAATCAACAAATTCATACAAGCCTCGGTATTACAGCTGATCGGTGTCGTGTTGGCGGTATTGGTTAATGCGTCGGTATTATTTCCTACCTACGAGTATGCGAAAGAAACCATCCGCGGTAAATCGAATCTAACGAAAACCGATGATTCAGGAAATGCAGGATCCGGATTAGATAAAGAGTACGCTTATGCTTGGAGCCAGGGTATCGGTGAGAACATCACGTTCCTTATTCCGAATGCTTATGGGGGTCGTTCTTCAGGCGTATTGGATGAGAAATCAAATGTGGTAAAAGCCTTAACGAAAGTTGGCGCGCCACAAGCCGAAGCTGTTCAGATGGCAAGAAGCTACTTCCCGACCTATTGGGGCGAGAAATCCTTTACATCAGGACCGTGGTATTTTGGTGCAGGTATTGTCTTTCTTGCAATATTAGGTTTGTTTATCGTTAAAAACCGTCTAAAATGGTGGATACTAACCGCTACGGTTTTAGCGATATTGCTATCCTTTGGTAGACATTTCCCATTAATCTCGGACTTGTTCTTCGATTATTTCCCGATGTACAACAAGTTTAGAGCGGTTGAATCGATCTTGGTGATTCCGGCAGTATTGATCCCGATACTTGCGGTATTGGCAATCAACGAATTAATCGTTCGCGGATCTGAGATTCCGAAACTCGATAAAACAATTCTTTATACGGGTGGCGCTGTTGCTGCGGTCTGTCTATTAGTTGCCTTGATGCCGAGTATACTAGACTTACGTACCTCTCAGCATCAGCAATACGTTGCGCAGCTGCAGCAAATGGTGCAAGACCAGAATATTGCAAACGATTTGTCGAATGCTTTATTGAAAGACCGTGCAGACTTAGCATCGAAGGATGCTTGGCGTTCGTTCCTCATCGTAGCTTTGACGATTGGCTTGGTTTGGGCATTCGTAAAGAAAAAACTTTCAGCGACCATCTTAATTGCGGCAATCGCAGTAATTACCTTGGTTGACCTATGGACGGTAGACAAGCGTTATTTAAATAACGATGCATTTGTCGACAAGAGCATTTATGACAAGCCTATTCCGGAGCGTGAGGTCGATCAATTGATCCATATGGATAAAGATTTGTCGTACCGTGTATTCGATTTAACGACTAGCCCGTTCCAGGATGCAAGTGCGTCATACTTCCATAAGAGTATCGGCGGGTACCATGCTGCCAAATTGATGCGTTTTCAGGAGCTGATTGAAAATCAGTTTAATAACACGCTCAACGAAGATGTTTTGGATATGTTGAACGTTCGTTATGTCATCACAAAAGACCCTTCTAACAATTCAGATCGTATTCAGCGTCGTAGTTCAGCGTTAGGGAATGCCTGGTTTGTAGACAAGGTGACCTTCGTGAAGAGCAATAACGAGGAAATGAGCACATTAGGAAACATCGATCCTCGTAAAGAGGCGGTGGTAAATGAGGGATTCAAGAACCAATTCAACGACAAAGGAATTGCTAATTCGCCAAATGCGCAAATTAACCTAGTATCTTACCATCCGGATACGTTGAAATATGAATACAGCACGCCTACTGAAGGATTCGCAGTGTTCTCGGAAATCTTCTATGATAAAGGTTGGAAAGCATATATTGATGGAGAAGAAGCGCCAATCATTCGTGCGGATTATGTTTTACGTGGATTAAAACTACCGGGCGGAAATCATAAGGTTGAATTTGTATTCGCGCCAGAGTCGATGCGTATCTCGAATATCATCTCTTTAATAGCCTCGGTTATTTTGGTGATCGGTTTAGGATTTGCGGCATGGATGGGCTATAAGCACAACAAAAAGAAGCCTGCCGTTAAAGCAAGCTAA
- a CDS encoding TrkA family potassium uptake protein, translated as MKYIVLGLGHFGRSLAIHLTELGHEVIAADKNLSIVEQTKDRITHTVCLDSTDKEAVSSLPLRDSNAVIVAIGEEEGASLLTVALLKQLKVKRIIGRIVSDLQKTVLEAMNIEEYIMPEEEAAERLAMRLDNIDIVDSFKVSDKYSIIETKVPPKYVGMTLKDADLTNKYKVIVLTTVQVETGTTAEGSTKVLKEASGIAKSDTVLRENDLLVLFGELSNIKNLIQKG; from the coding sequence ATGAAATACATCGTACTGGGACTTGGGCATTTTGGAAGATCATTGGCTATTCACCTCACTGAATTAGGTCATGAAGTGATTGCTGCAGACAAGAATTTAAGTATCGTCGAGCAGACAAAAGATCGTATTACCCATACCGTATGTTTAGACTCGACCGATAAGGAAGCCGTTAGCTCGCTGCCCTTGCGCGACAGCAATGCCGTTATTGTTGCGATCGGCGAAGAGGAAGGCGCTAGTTTATTGACGGTTGCTTTGTTGAAGCAACTCAAAGTAAAGCGTATCATCGGACGTATTGTGTCGGATTTGCAGAAAACAGTCCTGGAGGCAATGAATATTGAGGAATATATCATGCCCGAAGAAGAAGCGGCGGAGCGTCTAGCCATGCGCTTGGACAATATTGATATCGTCGATTCCTTCAAGGTCTCCGACAAATACAGCATTATCGAAACCAAAGTTCCACCAAAATACGTCGGCATGACCCTAAAAGATGCCGATTTGACCAATAAGTATAAAGTTATCGTCCTCACCACCGTCCAGGTCGAAACCGGAACCACAGCCGAAGGCTCCACCAAAGTCTTAAAAGAAGCATCCGGAATTGCAAAATCCGACACCGTATTGCGCGAAAATGATCTACTCGTACTCTTCGGCGAACTTTCCAATATCAAGAATTTGATACAGAAAGGCTAG
- a CDS encoding TrkH family potassium uptake protein, with protein sequence MDSIFSFLRFIFRYHNKAVDQVLFYVSLVCAITMVLHVGYITDAALADITKEIVVFMYYGLFLFEAIRTVSSILVTRKINVSHYSGVVITAYFLVVTLSRHSGGLISTFAKDEWLYMGIAIMFLSELSRSSLFFDNFYFNPTILFVVSFLGLIILGAVLLMLPRTTTEAPLSFIDAFFMATSAVCITGLSVTDISTNFSLFGQAVVMALIQVGGLGIMTFTGFFGYFFSGGFSFKNQLMFGEILGENKLNSVISTLITIILITFLFEFIGGLLIFFSLDPKLFDSLGERVFFAAFHAISGFCNSGFTIIKEGVNNQDYRFNYNFQLAVSSMFIIGSLGFGTIFNFYTLIKTRIDALICKYILQRNYKHKPQVFSFNSRFIVLCNLVVIVLGTVSYFLLEKSHSLIDDKTIYGDWVTSLFMANSARSAGFNSVDLNFINIPTLIMIVTLMWIGVSPGSTGGGVKVTTVAIALMNIVALARGKESIEIFKRKIASESVNKSFAIILLSILTIMLSFVLLNFSDPNQQMVPLLFETISAYTTCGLSLGITASLSATSKIILMLTMFVGRVGMLTLLVAFIKNTKNKSYIYPTEKILF encoded by the coding sequence ATGGACTCTATCTTTAGTTTTCTCAGATTCATATTTAGATACCACAACAAAGCGGTCGATCAAGTTCTGTTCTATGTAAGTTTGGTCTGCGCCATTACGATGGTGCTGCACGTAGGCTATATAACGGATGCTGCTCTTGCTGATATCACAAAAGAAATTGTCGTATTCATGTATTACGGTTTGTTTCTATTTGAAGCTATCCGAACTGTATCTTCCATATTGGTAACGAGAAAAATCAATGTTTCACATTACTCCGGCGTCGTCATTACCGCCTATTTTCTCGTCGTAACACTATCCCGGCATTCGGGAGGCCTGATCAGCACATTCGCGAAAGACGAATGGCTGTATATGGGTATAGCCATCATGTTTCTCTCGGAACTCTCCCGAAGCAGCCTTTTTTTCGATAACTTCTATTTCAACCCAACCATACTCTTTGTTGTCAGTTTCTTGGGCCTCATTATCTTAGGCGCTGTATTGCTGATGCTGCCACGAACAACGACGGAAGCACCATTAAGTTTTATCGATGCATTTTTCATGGCGACAAGTGCCGTCTGTATAACGGGGCTGTCGGTGACAGATATTTCTACTAACTTCTCACTATTTGGACAGGCCGTTGTAATGGCGCTCATCCAGGTCGGCGGGTTAGGAATCATGACTTTTACGGGCTTCTTTGGCTATTTCTTCTCCGGAGGTTTCTCCTTTAAAAATCAATTGATGTTCGGTGAAATATTGGGTGAAAACAAATTGAATTCGGTCATATCGACCTTAATCACCATCATTTTGATCACCTTCCTCTTTGAGTTTATCGGCGGACTTCTTATCTTTTTCTCCTTAGACCCGAAACTCTTTGACAGCTTAGGCGAACGTGTTTTCTTTGCCGCTTTCCATGCCATCTCCGGATTCTGTAACTCCGGGTTCACCATTATTAAGGAAGGCGTGAACAATCAGGATTACCGTTTCAACTATAATTTTCAGCTCGCAGTTTCCTCAATGTTTATCATCGGAAGCCTTGGCTTTGGTACAATATTCAACTTCTATACCCTGATCAAGACGCGTATCGATGCGCTGATCTGCAAATATATCCTGCAGCGAAACTATAAACATAAACCGCAGGTATTCTCATTCAATTCACGTTTTATCGTACTTTGTAATTTAGTTGTTATCGTGTTGGGGACAGTGTCATATTTTCTATTGGAGAAGAGCCACAGCCTTATAGACGATAAAACCATATATGGTGATTGGGTCACTTCGTTATTTATGGCAAATTCCGCGAGATCTGCCGGATTTAATAGCGTCGATCTCAATTTTATCAATATTCCTACCCTCATTATGATCGTTACATTAATGTGGATAGGGGTGTCCCCTGGATCTACCGGGGGCGGTGTGAAAGTTACGACCGTAGCGATTGCTCTGATGAATATTGTCGCACTGGCTAGAGGGAAAGAATCCATCGAAATTTTTAAAAGAAAGATTGCTTCGGAGTCAGTCAATAAATCTTTCGCCATTATCTTATTATCCATATTGACAATCATGCTGAGCTTTGTTCTGCTGAATTTCTCCGATCCAAATCAGCAAATGGTGCCGCTCTTGTTCGAAACCATATCAGCCTACACCACCTGTGGTCTCTCACTCGGGATTACCGCTTCCTTATCAGCTACGAGTAAGATAATCCTGATGCTGACCATGTTTGTTGGCCGTGTAGGTATGTTAACTTTACTGGTAGCCTTTATTAAGAATACGAAGAACAAGAGTTATATTTATCCAACTGAAAAAATTCTGTTTTAA